From the Gordonia bronchialis DSM 43247 genome, one window contains:
- a CDS encoding alpha/beta fold hydrolase: MTHSSDADTPVVLVHGIRVSGASLHRIADAVTDRPAIHPDLPGHGARQGERFTMAAAVDTIVGEIERAGRPAIVCGMSMGGYVAMAVAGRHPDLVAGVMPMCATTQPGRTFALPFQMLGAATAFLPKEAAVLSRILTRATVGRRVSDDMEVGGLALAAIADVVADVRGFDALGELARYPGPIEFVNGGRDPFRAHERRFLAVSENAHLTVLPGASHLFPLIQPVRTGRLISEFAATCDALPRPAA, encoded by the coding sequence ATGACACACTCCAGTGACGCCGACACGCCGGTCGTCCTCGTCCACGGGATCCGGGTCAGCGGTGCGTCGCTGCATCGCATCGCCGACGCCGTCACCGACCGGCCCGCCATCCACCCGGACCTCCCCGGGCACGGTGCCCGGCAGGGTGAGAGATTCACCATGGCCGCCGCGGTCGACACGATCGTCGGTGAGATCGAGCGGGCCGGGCGGCCGGCCATCGTCTGCGGTATGTCGATGGGCGGGTACGTAGCGATGGCGGTCGCCGGACGGCACCCGGACCTGGTCGCCGGGGTGATGCCGATGTGCGCCACCACCCAGCCCGGCCGGACCTTTGCGCTGCCGTTCCAGATGTTGGGCGCGGCAACGGCTTTCCTCCCCAAGGAGGCGGCCGTCCTCAGCCGGATCCTCACCCGCGCGACGGTCGGCCGGCGGGTGTCCGACGACATGGAGGTCGGCGGTCTGGCCCTCGCGGCGATCGCCGACGTGGTGGCCGATGTCCGCGGCTTCGACGCGCTGGGCGAGCTGGCCCGCTACCCGGGTCCCATCGAATTCGTCAACGGCGGCCGCGATCCGTTCCGCGCCCACGAACGACGCTTCCTGGCGGTCTCCGAGAACGCGCACCTGACGGTGCTACCGGGTGCGAGTCACCTGTTCCCGCTCATCCAGCCGGTCCGCACCGGGCGGCTGATCAGCGAGTTCGCCGCCACCTGCGACGCGCTTCCCCGCCCGGCGGCGTGA